A genomic stretch from Parabacteroides sp. FAFU027 includes:
- the ruvA gene encoding Holliday junction branch migration protein RuvA: protein MLDYISGEIVELTPASVVVDCNGLGYFINISLNTYQNMSVGHRIKLYVYEAIREDAHLLYGFRDKHEREIFLLLISVSGVGTNTARVILSSMTVAELESTIASGNSKLLKTVKGIGAKTAERIIVDLKDKIKASGDSLIMGALAHSETENEAVAALIMLGFMQAASAKVVRKLLSESPQMTVEQVIKSALKLL, encoded by the coding sequence ATGCTTGATTATATTTCCGGAGAAATTGTAGAACTTACGCCCGCAAGTGTGGTTGTTGACTGTAACGGCCTGGGGTATTTTATTAATATATCGCTCAATACTTATCAAAATATGTCGGTAGGCCATCGTATAAAACTTTACGTTTACGAGGCCATTCGTGAAGATGCGCATCTGCTTTATGGCTTCCGGGATAAGCATGAGCGGGAGATTTTTCTTCTGCTGATCTCCGTTTCGGGGGTCGGGACCAATACTGCAAGGGTGATTCTTTCCTCGATGACCGTAGCGGAACTGGAATCAACCATTGCATCCGGTAATTCCAAACTGCTTAAAACAGTGAAAGGTATCGGTGCTAAAACAGCAGAACGTATTATTGTTGACCTGAAAGACAAAATAAAAGCCTCGGGAGACTCGTTAATTATGGGTGCATTGGCTCATTCCGAAACGGAAAATGAAGCAGTTGCTGCATTAATCATGCTAGGCTTTATGCAGGCTGCATCGGCTAAAGTGGTACGCAAGCTGCTCTCTGAATCGCCTCAAATGACGGTGGAACAGGTGATTAAGTCAGCTCTTAAGTTACTGTAA